One Enterobacteriaceae endosymbiont of Donacia tomentosa genomic window, TAAAGAACAGTGTTGACAAATACTAGGTGCATATTGTAAATCCCATTTTCTTGTAAAATGTTCAATATAGGTTTTATCATTAAAAACACCAGTAGGACATATTTCAATTAAATTACCAGAAAATTTATTCTCTAATAAACCGTCTGAATATCTACCAAAATAAATATTATTTTTAGAACCAAAAACATTAAAATCTTTTCCATCAGCATAATCTTTGTAATATCTTACACAACGATAACATGTAATACATCGGTTCATTACATGTGATATAAAAGGTCCTAAATATTGATTTTTATATTTTCTTTTAGGAAAATTATACCTACGTTTATAATGTCCAGTCATAACTGTCATATCTTGTAAATGACAACTACCTCCTTCATCACAAATAGGACAATCATGTGGGTGATTAAGCATTAATAATTCAATAATATTTCTGCGAAAATTAATCACTTCTTTATCATTAATAGAAATATATGTTTCCTCAATTGGTAAAGACATACAAGACATTATTATAAATCCATTTTTTTTTTGAATATTATCATATTGTTTTATTGCACACTGACGACATGATCCTATACTTCCTAAAATAGGATGCCAACAAAAATACGGGATATTAAATCCTAAAGACAAACATATTTTTAATAAGTTATCTTTTCTATTAACTTTATAACTTTGACCTTCTATATTAATATGAATCATGATATGTATATTCCATTTATTAATTACTTAACTAAATAATATTTTAATTTATATTGATTTTTATATAAAAAATGAGTATCTTATTTAATTTTTTATTCCACATTCAAATTCATGTAAAAAATATTTTAATGCACTTCTTAAAGGTTCCATAGCTCCAGGAGCATGAGCACAAAAAGATTTGCCATCTATTAATTGATTACTTATATCTTTTAAAAGATCAAGATCTTTAATAGACCCCCTTTTTTTTTCTAAACTAGTTAATATTGCAACAATCCATGGTAAACCTTCCCTGCAAGGAGTACAAAAACCACAAGATTCTCTTGCAAAAAAAATTTCTAAATTCTTTAATAAAGATATCATATTAATATTATGATCAATAGCCATAGCAATTCCGGTACCTAGTCTGCTCCCCGCATTACTAATATTTACAAAATCCATAGGTAAATTTAAATGATCTTTTGTTAAAAAACTAGTACCAGCTCCTCCAGGTAACCACGCTTTAAACTTAAATCCCTTTTTCATCCCCCCTGCATATTTTTCTAAAACAATATAAGCAGGAGTACCAAAAGGTAATTCCCACACTCCTGGATTTTTTACGTTACCAGAAAAACCTAACATTTTAGTACCACTATCATACAAATTATTTGATAATTGCTTATACCATTTTGCTCCAAATTGTATAATACCAGGAATATTAAAAATAGTTTCAACATTATTAATACATGTTGGTTGTCCCCATAAACCAATTGAAGATGGATAAGGTGGTTTAAAACGTGGATTAGCACGTTTCCCTTCTAAAGAATTTATTAAAGCAGTTTCTTCCCCACATATATATCTTCCTGCTCCTGTATGGAGATACAAATCAAAATTAAAATTAGTATTAAATATATTTTTTCCCAATATTCCTATTTTATAAACTTCTTTTATTACTGTATTTAAAATTTTTGCACATTGTATATACTCTCCTCTTAAAAAAATATATCCTTTATTTGCTTGTATAGCAAAAGCACTAATAATAATTCCTTCTATTAATTGATGTGGAATATGTTCTATTAAAAAACGGTCTTTATAAGTTCCTGGTTCCATCTCATCAGCATTACATATAAAATAACGATTTTCTTTAGTATTATTATTTTGTGAAGATATCAAATTCCATTTTAATCCAGTATAAAAACCTCCTCCACCTCTACCTTTTAATTTTGATTCAATTATAATATTAATTATTTCTTGAGGAGTTTTATTTATTAATGCTTCTTTTAAAATTTTATAACCATCTTTTTTTATATATTCTTTCAAAAAGACAGTTGTATTTTTATTCATACGCCACGTTAAAGGATGTGTTTCTGGATTATGATTTATTATTTTCATTAATATAACTATCCAATATAGTGTTTATACTATTACTTGTTAACGAAGTATAAATTTTTTTATTAATCATAATGACAGGACTTTTTTCACAAAGTCCCAAACAACATATAGGTAATAAAGTAAATAAACGATTTGATGTTGTTTGTCCTGGATTAATTTTTAATCTTTTTTTAATATTGTTTAAAATTTTTTCATATTTTGTTATATAACAAACAACACTATCACAATATTTAATTATATATTTACCTACTGGTGATCTAAAAATTTGACTATAAAATGTTGCTATACTATCCACTTCAGAAGGATGTATTTTTAAAATATCAGCAATAATATTTACAATAGGATCAGAAATCCATCCATACTTTTTTTGAAAAAATATTAATATTTCTATAATAGCTGCATTATTACATTCATATTGTGCACAAATATTATTAATACTTTTTAATTCTTCATGATTTAAAAAAATTTTTTTATTATTAATTGAATTATTCATAGTTTTATATATTAACGATCTACATCAGACATAACAAAATCGATGCTACCTAAATAAGTAATTAAATCTGAAACTAGACTACCACAAATAACAGAAGGTATTTGTTGTAAATGAGCAAAACTCGGAGTTCTAATTCTAGTTCTATAACTTACAGTATTACCATCACTAATTAAATAGTAACTATTAATTCCTTTTGTAGCTTCAATCATTTGAAATGATTCATTAGCTGGTATTAATGGGCCCCAAGAAACTTGTATAAAATGATTAATTAATGTTTCTATATCTCTTAACATTCTTTCTCTAACAGGAGGAGTTGTTAAAGGATGATCTACTTTATATGATCCTTCAGGCATATTATTTAAACATTGTTTTAAAATACGTAAACTTTGCCATATTTCTTCAAATTTTATTAAAACTCTAGAATAACAATCACTAATATTATTCCCTATAGGAACATCAAAATCAAAATTTTCGTAACCAGAATAGGGACGCCATTTACGAACATCAAAATCTAATCCTGTAGCTCTTAGTCCAGACCCAGTAACACCCCAAGATATAGCTTCTTTCTGATTATATGTAGCTATATTTTTAGATCTAGATATTAAAATACTATTTTGTAAAGCGGTTTTTTTATATATTTTTAATCTTTTAGGTAACCAATCTAATAATTTTTTTAGTAATATATTCCATCCGTTAGGTAAATCTTGTGCTAAACCTCCTATTCTAAACCAAGCAGGATGCATTCTAGCGCCTGTAATTGCCTCTATTATGTCATATATTTTTTGTCTGTCAGTGAATACTAAAAATATAGGTGTCATTGCACCTACATCTTGTATAAAAGTAGATAAATATAATAAATGACTATTAATACGAAATAATTCAGATAACATAACTCTAATTACTTTAATCCTATCCGTAACAATAATATTTGCTAATTTTTCTATTGCAAGAATATATGGCATTTCATTAATACAACCACCTAAATATTCTATTCTATCCGTATATGGGATATAAGTGTGC contains:
- the nuoE gene encoding NADH-quinone oxidoreductase subunit NuoE, producing MNNSINNKKIFLNHEELKSINNICAQYECNNAAIIEILIFFQKKYGWISDPIVNIIADILKIHPSEVDSIATFYSQIFRSPVGKYIIKYCDSVVCYITKYEKILNNIKKRLKINPGQTTSNRLFTLLPICCLGLCEKSPVIMINKKIYTSLTSNSINTILDSYINENNKS
- the nuoC gene encoding NADH-quinone oxidoreductase subunit C/D, coding for MDNRFSYLLKEKKKNYKKNFSKKDTEPIIDELKNSFGCKKFVIQNYCNNKMPLVIWIEEKYLIQFMKYLSQTKNPYNMLYDMHGVDERLHSHKFNFKHETDFSLFYHLISINRNKDIIIKISLKKNFLNVKSITGIFKNANWYEREIWEMFGIYFINHPYLTHILLPHYWNKGFPLRKDFPSRATELEPYSLTKKKYKIDIKDTKFNPKDWNLSVKDNKYDYMFLNLGPNHPSVHGAFRIILKLLGEEIIQCIPDIGYHHRGAEKIAERQTWHTYIPYTDRIEYLGGCINEMPYILAIEKLANIIVTDRIKVIRVMLSELFRINSHLLYLSTFIQDVGAMTPIFLVFTDRQKIYDIIEAITGARMHPAWFRIGGLAQDLPNGWNILLKKLLDWLPKRLKIYKKTALQNSILISRSKNIATYNQKEAISWGVTGSGLRATGLDFDVRKWRPYSGYENFDFDVPIGNNISDCYSRVLIKFEEIWQSLRILKQCLNNMPEGSYKVDHPLTTPPVRERMLRDIETLINHFIQVSWGPLIPANESFQMIEATKGINSYYLISDGNTVSYRTRIRTPSFAHLQQIPSVICGSLVSDLITYLGSIDFVMSDVDR